From the genome of Dehalococcoidales bacterium:
CCCACTTTGTCAATAATATTATTAGGGAAAAACTCAATGTCTCATTAATTCTCAGGCAATTGCTTTCAGGGAAGCCGCTCCAAGAAATAGGTGGTGTTCCGGAACACATTAAAAAAGTATTCGTTACTGCACAGGATATTTCACCAGAATGGCATTTGAATATTCAGCATTCCGCCCAAAAACATATTGATAATGCTGTTTCGAAAACTGTTAATCTTGATAATAATGCGTCCAGAGCGGAAATCCGGCAAATATATCTCAAAGCGTATAAATTGGGTTTGAAAGGAATCACCGTCTACCGGGACATGAGCAGAGAAAACCAGCCTCTGGTGTGTTCTGGGGAGGGACTTGATTTACTGAACAGATGGTTAAAAGATAAAGGCTTCTAATCAATCCCCTTACAATAAGACTGCGTGCGGGAAAAACTACGTTGTTGTAAATAATTGTTATGGTAAAGGTTGCACACCTTTCGCGTTGACAACGGCTCCTGTAAAATATTTAAAAGACTGCCAATTATACATTAATGTGTCCAGTGCGCCAGAGATCGAGTCTTTATCTGTGCCGGAAATAACCCAACAAGTGTTTTGACATGAGCCCGTACCTGTGGGGTTAAAAGGATTTTGTATTGTATAAATTAGTCCTGTTCCGGAAGTCTCTTCGTGGATACAATTTCCGTTTGAATCGTATATCTCCAGAACGTCTTTGTTGAATCTGCAAAACAACCCAAGCCGGCTCCAGTTATCATTTATTTCGCGTATGGGATCAAATAAATCTGAGCCAATAACAATCAAGTGATGCGTCTGTTTTTCGCTTATGGTTATTTGACTGGATTCGCACATAAATATTTTCTTAATACCCATAGCGATAAGAGCTTGCTGTAATTCATGCGCCTCGTTGTGCCAGCCAACCTCATACCAAATCGTTAAAGGTACATTTATGCCTCCGTATCCGTATTTTAAAGAACTGGGGAAATCGCTAATAATTGCGCTAGCCGAAGGCCGAAAACTCCAATCACGATAGTACCAATGAATGGTATCACCATCTCTTATGCGATAAGCAAGCCCTCCGGCGTTAGATAAAATTCCATTGATATATAAGAACCAGTCCTTTCTTTCAACTGGGTGTTTAAGATAACCACTTGCGATCCCTTGTATGGACGTTACAAATCCTCCACCATACGCAGTTTTAACATCAAGTTTTTGAGACAATAATTCAAGGCAGTTTGTCCCTTCTCGGACAATGACTTCATTATCAAAAATAACATTCCTACCAAAATTTTCACTGACTATGAGTTGGGCAGTTATCTGGGTACTTTGCGCTGCAGAGTTCGTTACTGGGGTTGATGAGAGTTGACCTGTGCAACCGTTAAATACAACAGCGAGTATAAATAATAAACTTACAATAGTAGATTTTTTTATTTCCATCGCCTTCTGGTATTGATGTATAGAAAAGTAATCATAGATGCTATTAGCACAGTGAGTATCAGCCATAACCACCAGCTATTGTTGCTGGTCCTTTCCACAGGATAACCACAACCTGCCAAGGCTATGATTGAATCAGCAGTAGTTTTTTCAGGCATGGCCAAATATCCCTCCGGCAAAGGAGAAGCAAACATAAAAGAACCATCTTCGCTCTGCATGCTAAGGATATATGTCACCGGATTAGCATCATCCTCACCGGTGAGTGAAGCAGTTATATCCAGAGTAGCCAGAGCACTCATAACCCAAGCAGTAGAACTGGTGTTTTCAACACCATAAGATACGTATCCTCCATTTACTCCCTGCATAGTTTCAATGGCTGCAAGCGCCTTCTGGATACGTTCATCATTCGGATTAATACCTGCTTTTATGAGCGCCATAATTGCTGCGGCAGTGTTATCCGGATCACTTTCGTAATACCACTCATTATGAGGTATTGCCCATGACCAACCATTATCGTCTCCCTGGTTTTCTAAGAGATATGAAGTAGTAGCGGTAATGATTTCATCATCAGGTGAATAACCTGCACCTATCAATGCGATTAATGCCCAAAAATCCTCGTTAATACTATCTTTTTCTCCAAATTGAGTTCCGTCATGCAATTTAACCAGGGCATCTATGAAATCCCCACCTGGTACAACATTGTTCCCTTCCCCAAATGAACGAGGTGACTGCCCTGAAGCTACTATCGCTAATACATTTCTAGCCAGATCTGCGGTTATATTGTAAGAATCCAACAGTTGGTGGTTGTTTTGTTTTAGAAAATCAATGGGTGAGGGGGAACCAAATCGGGCTGGATTCTTACCACAAGCGGCCAGAGCCATCACTGCCCATGCTGTGTCAGAATAACTGCCAATACTGCCATCGGTAGCTTGCATCTCTGATAAATATGACAAAGCCTTCTTAATTGGCTTATCTGTGCCTTTGAATGGGTACCCGCTCGAACATGAAGAAAGCACTAAAGAAATGGTTAGAATCAGACATATAGATATTAATCGTGTTTTGCGCGCGTACATATAACCCCCGTGAGACGATAAATCAACTATACTGGATATAAATCAATTTTTGTGTATTTTACGACGGAAG
Proteins encoded in this window:
- a CDS encoding DUF4430 domain-containing protein is translated as MEIKKSTIVSLLFILAVVFNGCTGQLSSTPVTNSAAQSTQITAQLIVSENFGRNVIFDNEVIVREGTNCLELLSQKLDVKTAYGGGFVTSIQGIASGYLKHPVERKDWFLYINGILSNAGGLAYRIRDGDTIHWYYRDWSFRPSASAIISDFPSSLKYGYGGINVPLTIWYEVGWHNEAHELQQALIAMGIKKIFMCESSQITISEKQTHHLIVIGSDLFDPIREINDNWSRLGLFCRFNKDVLEIYDSNGNCIHEETSGTGLIYTIQNPFNPTGTGSCQNTCWVISGTDKDSISGALDTLMYNWQSFKYFTGAVVNAKGVQPLP
- a CDS encoding terpene cyclase/mutase family protein codes for the protein MYARKTRLISICLILTISLVLSSCSSGYPFKGTDKPIKKALSYLSEMQATDGSIGSYSDTAWAVMALAACGKNPARFGSPSPIDFLKQNNHQLLDSYNITADLARNVLAIVASGQSPRSFGEGNNVVPGGDFIDALVKLHDGTQFGEKDSINEDFWALIALIGAGYSPDDEIITATTSYLLENQGDDNGWSWAIPHNEWYYESDPDNTAAAIMALIKAGINPNDERIQKALAAIETMQGVNGGYVSYGVENTSSTAWVMSALATLDITASLTGEDDANPVTYILSMQSEDGSFMFASPLPEGYLAMPEKTTADSIIALAGCGYPVERTSNNSWWLWLILTVLIASMITFLYINTRRRWK